In Methanosarcina siciliae T4/M, one genomic interval encodes:
- a CDS encoding Imm64 family immunity protein, protein MGSYISIGLTYGIVQRFANLVYDDITNNKIEKELKKLIEYFLDFDGIIKNIKYSEDLEGEHWKEVNSPSPFFPRDCYKSFSRGFYGEVAVHADILKSGGVDLIMRLEKQFEFFGFLLDIKEEDLLETHSKEEIGYMTEELIDTMMSIYKYSKYDYTFCDQEAEFKYSLSSLKKLKEDVYSIVIIPDSDNNSFTVIKSDWNIDGLTGREKYGKEIRFPQNV, encoded by the coding sequence ATGGGTAGTTACATCTCAATTGGTCTTACTTATGGAATAGTACAAAGATTTGCAAATCTTGTGTATGATGATATTACTAATAATAAAATAGAGAAGGAATTAAAAAAATTAATTGAATATTTTTTGGATTTTGATGGGATCATCAAAAATATCAAATATAGTGAAGATTTGGAGGGAGAACACTGGAAAGAAGTAAACTCTCCATCTCCTTTTTTCCCACGTGATTGCTATAAAAGTTTTTCAAGAGGATTTTATGGAGAAGTTGCAGTTCATGCTGACATACTAAAAAGTGGAGGCGTTGATCTTATAATGAGGCTCGAAAAACAATTTGAGTTTTTTGGCTTTCTGTTGGATATAAAAGAAGAAGATCTGTTGGAAACTCACTCAAAGGAAGAAATAGGATACATGACGGAAGAGTTAATTGACACAATGATGAGCATATATAAGTATTCAAAGTATGACTACACATTTTGTGATCAGGAAGCGGAATTTAAGTATTCTTTATCAAGCCTAAAAAAATTGAAAGAAGATGTCTATTCAATAGTCATCATTCCAGACTCGGACAACAATTCATTTACTGTCATCAAGAGCGATTGGAATATTGATGGTCTAACTGGCAGGGAAAAATATGGAAAAGAGATAAGATTCCCTCAAAATGTCTGA
- a CDS encoding colicin D domain-containing protein: MLPDPYNPQALNRYSYVLNNPVKYTDPSGHYVETAIDVAFLAMDINDIRTGNADKWTYIGLATDVVCALAPGVTGGRLGVQALEETVTHVDNVEDLFKLLDKTVDAEKKVDDVIDSGKVAKNSNQIYNVIKRTDLPNTKITSSKLQHEWKHASDFGIKGNWNKANGDLYEKAIQNHIITAPEVYKSTYRQNQDVYVYLNKETGVGVYTDLSGNYIGGWKFSREQIKYHTTNGLKIE; this comes from the coding sequence ATGCTTCCTGATCCGTATAATCCGCAGGCTCTGAACAGGTATTCTTATGTGCTGAATAATCCGGTGAAGTATACTGATCCGAGCGGGCACTATGTTGAGACTGCCATTGATGTAGCGTTCCTTGCAATGGACATTAACGATATTCGTACCGGGAATGCTGATAAATGGACATACATAGGTCTTGCTACTGATGTTGTATGTGCTCTGGCGCCGGGTGTTACAGGCGGAAGGCTTGGAGTTCAGGCTCTAGAGGAAACGGTTACTCATGTGGATAACGTTGAGGATTTGTTTAAGCTACTGGATAAGACAGTGGATGCAGAGAAGAAAGTTGACGATGTGATAGATTCTGGAAAAGTTGCTAAAAATAGTAACCAAATTTACAACGTTATCAAAAGAACGGACTTACCTAATACAAAAATCACAAGTTCGAAATTACAACATGAATGGAAACATGCAAGTGATTTCGGAATAAAAGGTAATTGGAATAAAGCTAATGGAGATCTATATGAAAAAGCTATTCAGAATCATATAATAACTGCACCTGAAGTTTATAAATCGACTTATAGACAAAATCAAGATGTTTATGTTTATTTGAATAAGGAGACAGGAGTGGGAGTATATACAGATCTTTCTGGGAACTATATTGGAGGCTGGAAATTCAGTCGGGAACAGATTAAGTATCATACAACTAATGGACTTAAAATAGAGTGA